The DNA region TAGAGAAGCCTTGGAGGTGATAAAGCGTGAGCATGAAAAGCGAGCTTAAAAGAAAGGCACTTCACTTAACAGGGCTGAGCATCCCCATGATATACCTGCTTTTCGGTAGGGAGTTCACACTTAGATTTACAGGATTTTTCTTGATTCTCTTCGTGATTCTCGAGCCATTTAGAATAGTTGAGCACCTGCGAGACGGCGTGAAGAAGAGGCTCCATCTGTATGTGGACGAAGAGATAATAGCAAAATTTGAGGATGAACTGGATAGCATAGCGAGAGAACACGAAAGGTACTGGATTGGAGCGCATATATACTTCACCTTAGCCGCACTCATCGTCATTTATCTGTTTCCAGAGGACATAGCCATAGGTGCTATTGCCGCTGCTACATTGGGAGATGCAATGGCAGCTATAATTGGAAAGAGCTTTGGAAGACATCGCTTCAAAAACGGCAAAAGCTTAGAAGGAAGCTCAGCTTACTTCCTAACAGCCCTTTTAATTCTAGTGCCCTTAACAGACTTACCGCACGGCATAATAGGGGCATTAGCAGGGGCTATAACGGAATTCTATGAACTACCGCCGGATGATAACTTTTCAAACCAGCTGGCAATAGCTGTAGTGCTCTATGTGTTTAGAATAGCACTATTTTAGAGAATAAAACAAAAAAAGAAGAGTCATTGAATTTGAACTTCAGCAAACGTGCTTATGTTATCTTGGTCGCCCCACTCGTTGTCGCTGTCGTGCATGCTTGGATCATCGGGCAAGCTTTCAACGGCTGAATCCCCAGCGCTTGAGCCTGTTACCCAAGCGGTTATGTAGACTTTGCTTGCTTTTCCTCCCAAGACCTCCCATGGAATTGCTACCTCCAATGTTTGAAGGCCATTTACTTTACCTGTCCATGCAATAAAGCCTATCTCCGCTATATCGTAGCGCTCCCAGCTAGTTCCATTCCAAATGCTTAGCTGTGCTGCTTCAATTGAATCTGTTCCTTTCTCTCCAAAGAACTCTCCTTTCCAGTAGAAGTACATTTGGGCATCAATACCCCTTGTAAATGCCATCTTCCTATCCCATGCATCAGTATTTCCAGTGTATCCCCCTTCTTTGTAGTCCAAGCCAATTCCGTAGGCCACTCTCCATGAGGCTTTGTTGTCTGTAGTTAGGGCTACGTAGAGATAGGTATCATCATAATCAACATAGAGGGCTTTTAAGTTTGCTCCATCCTGGCCAAATCCTTGCGTATCTTCCGCTACTTTCGTTTCAGCACTCCAATCATCTAAGTTACCATCCACAGTCTTAGTGAGCTTCGATACCAAGTCCTCCTTCTCAGCAATTTCTAAAAAGCTTTCAATTTCTTTTTGAAGCCTCAACAACCTGGAATATGCAGAGAATATCTTTGTAGCACCTCTGAGCTCATAATGAGGCATGGAGATGAGGTTTTGACCTTCATTATAGAGCTCTTGGCTTTCATTGAGCTTAAGCTTAAATTCCTCAATTTGTTGCATGTACTTCTCAGGTAGCCTCATTGCAGAGAGGTTTTCCATAATATCAAGGGTTTGCTGGTATTTCGGCCAATAGAGCTTCGGCCATACATAGACACCCATTTTGACGAGATCATTTTGAGTCTTAGCGATTCTTCCAACATCAATCTTAAGCGTTGCAATGTTGTTGTTCTCATTGACCTCTTCTATTTCATTGTTGGGATCAACAACAGCTTTTAATTCATGGGTTCCCCATGCTTTCGAGTATTCGTAAGTGTAGCTCAATGAAATGTTGCCCTTTGCAGAAACATTCACTATCCAGCTCTTTATGAGGTTATCGTCATCAAAAAGCTCCACAGTAACGTTTTGAGCGTCCACTTCACCAAGGTTCTCCACAGTGATTGTGAGGTTTGCAGGCTGCCATTGCTCAACATTTAGAACGTTTGAGGAAATGCTAACGGCCAGCTCGGGTTTTGGAATTGGGATCTCGATTACAGTGAGGTTTGAGAATGTGTCACTATCTCCCCACTCATTGCCACTATCAGCTACAACGGAGCTTTCGGGAAGTACATCAACCGCAGATCCACCTCCTCCTGTTACCCATGTAATAACAGCGATTTTGTTTGTTCTTCCCCCTATAGCACTCCATGGGATTTTAATTTCAAGAGTTTTCAAACCAATGGAACTGTTTCCTGTCCATGCAAAGCTTCCCCCAACATCGCCGACTTTCTTATACTCCCATCCGCTTCCTGTCCAAGGTAGAAAAGCAACGTTCTCCTGCCCATCCACAGTGGGCTTTGCTTGTGACTTATCCCACCACGTATAGAGTTCGTAATCAATTGCATAGCCACCTTCAAAGTTTATGCTTCTTCCCCAGGCATCACTCGTTCCAGTGTATCCGTTCCCGCTTCCGGGATCAACATCAATACCTATACCATACGCCATATCCCAATTGGCATTGTTGTTCGCTTCGAGTGCTATGTATAAATACTGATCGTCGTAAGAGACATAGAAAGAACTTAGATTTCCACCATCAACACCATATCCTAAATTGTCTTTTGCTACAAGCTCATAGCCCGCCCAATCGCTTAAGTCTCCATCGATGGTCTTTGGAGCTAGAGGAAGGGTTATAAAATTCGTTAAAGTATCACTGTCAGTCCACTCCGAATTTCCTGTAGAGGGATAATTAACGTCGGGGTCAACTGGAAGGGTATCAACTGCAGAATCCCCATCGTTATTTCCAGCAACCCAAGATATTAGTGCCAAGTTAGAGGGCTTTCCACCTAAAGTACTCCAAGGAATCTTTATTTCTATTGTTTGAATGCCACTATCACCACCAATGTACTCATAATCCCCGACATCTTTCATGTTTCCAACGAATTGCCAACTGCTTCCATCCCACTTACGAAGTTCCATCCAAGTTATTTGACCATCTTGAGCTTCTGCATATACTATATACTCCGGTAGATATGTCCCATTAAAGTATATTTTCTTTGCCCAAGGATCGCTACTTCCACCACTAGCACTTCCCGGATTAATGTCAATCGCAATCCCGTAATCAGGCCAATATTTAGCCGTATTATTAGTTTTGATGGCGATGTAGAGATATTCGTCATCCCAAGCCACGTAGAGGTTGTCGAGATTTGCTCCAGGAACAGTGCTATCAACGCCGCGAGACACTAAATCCAGTGTGCCCCAATCGTTTAGGTTTCCATCGATAATTTTAGTGCCATAGAGCGCATTTACAAACCCCACTGTCGGTACTACACTCAACACAATCAAAACAATAATGCCCAGACTAACTACTCCCAACCTCATTTTGAGTCACCCCGGGTGATAATTGTTCACCCTAGTTGATATATGAGCATAAAATATTTATATATCTTTTTGAATATCACTAGTAGTGATAATTCACTTGGAGGTGCAGGAATGGAGAAGATCAACTTCATCTTTGGCATTCATAATCACCAGCCCCTTGGAAACTTTGGTTGGGTGCTCGAGGAGGCATATAACAACTCATACCGGCCGTTCATGGAAATTCTCGAGGAATTCCCAAACATGAAGCTTGCGGTTCATTTCAGCGGGCCCCTCTTAGAGTGGCTCGATGAAAACCATCCCGATTATATCGATCTCTTGAAAAAGCTCATCAAAAAAGGGCAGCTGGAGATAGTTGTCGCTGGTTTTTATGAACCCGTTTTAGCTGCGATCCCTAAAGAGGATAGAATTCTACAAATTAATCTTCTAAAGAATTATGCTAAAAGTCTCGGCTATGATGCCAAAGGAGTGTGGCTGACCGAGAGAGTTTGGCAGCCGGAGCTGGTGAAATCGCTTAGGGAGGCAGGGATCGAGTATGTAGTCGTTGATGACTACCACTTTATGAGCGCCGGGCTGAGCAAAGAAGAGCTTTATTGGCCGTATTATACTGAAGACGGTGGAGAGGTAATAAGCGTCTTTCCAATTGACGAAAAGCTCCGCTATCTCATACCATTTAGACCTGTGGAAAAGACAATTGAGTACTTAGAAGGCCTTGTCGATAAAGACCCATCAAAAGTTGCCGTGTTCCACGATGATGGAGAGAAGTTTGGTGTCTGGCCGGGGACGCACGAATGGGTATACAAAAAGGGATGGCTTAGAGAGTTCTTTGATACTGTAACAAGCAACGAAAAGATTAACTTAATGACTTACTCCGAATATCTGGCCAAGTTTACTCCAAAAGGCTTGGTTTACCTCCCAATTGCTTCCTACTTTGAGATGAGTGAGTGGTCCCTTCCAGCGAAGCAAGCAAAGCTCTTCGTTGAGTTCGTCGAACAGCTTAAAGAAGAGGGCAAGTTTGAAAAGTACCGCGTCTTTGTTAGAGGAGGAATTTGGAAGAACTTCTTCTTCAAGTATCCAGAAAGCAATTTTATGCACAAGAGAATGCTTTACGTGAGCAGACTTGCAAGAGAGCATGAAGAAGCGAGGAACTACATTCTAAAGGCCCAGTGCAACGATGCCTACTGGCACGGCGTCTTTGGAGGTGTTTACCTGCCGCATTTGAGAAGGGCAATTTGGGAGAATATAATCAAAGCCCAGAGCTACTTCCCAAGCGAGGCTAAAGTCTTAGATGTAGACTTCGACGGCAAAAAAGAAGTCATGCTTGAAAATTCTCACTTTATAGCAACTATTAAGCCCCATTATGGCGGAAGCATCTTCGAGCTGAGCTCCAAAAAGAGAGCGGTAAACTACAACGATGTCTTAGCAAGGAGATGGGAGCACTATCATGATGTCCCAGAGGCCGCAACTCCCGAGGAAGAGACTGAAGAAGGTGTTGCAAGCATTCATGAGCTTGGAAAAGAAATTCCAGAAGAGATTAAGCGTGAATTAGCTTACGACTGGCAGCTTAGGGCCATACTCCAAGACCACTTCCTCAAAGAGGGTGAAACGCTCGATAACTACCGCCTCGTTAAGTACTGGGAACTCGGCGATTTCGTGAACCAGCCCTATGAGTTTGAGCTGAGTGAAGGAAAGATAAAACTCTGGCGCAATGGCGGACTCTACGGAGAGGAAAAAGTCCCAGCAAAGGTTGAGAAGGAGATTGAGCTCACGGAGGACGGATTTATAGTGAGGTACAGAGTGGTGCTCGAAAAGCACTATAAAGCCCTCTTTGGTGTTGAGCTCAACTTGGCGGTGCACAGTGTAATGGAAAAGCCAGAAGAATTCGAAGCACAGAGCTTTGAAATAAATGATCCCTATGGAATGGGCAAAGTTAGAATAGAGCTCAACAAGAAAGCCAGAGTCTGGAAGTTCCCGATAAAAACACTCTCACAGTCAGAGAGCGGATGGGACTTCGTGCAGCAGGGAGTTAGCTACACGTTATTATTCCCAATTGAAAAGGAGCTTGAATTTGAGGTTAGGTTTAGGGAAGTTTAAGCTATTTTTCTACCACCCCAATCTTTTTATGTCATTAGTTCAAGCTTATCGATGTAGCGGAAAAGTAGGTGAGGACTTTGAAGCCCCGATTTGATGCTTATTTTTTAACATTTAGAGAGGCTAATAGATTGCTCGTCGGTAGGGGTGAAGTTAGAATAAATTTGGATTTAGGAAAAACTAAAAGAACACTCACGGTCATTGCGGAGGAGGATAGGGTAATCTTCCCCGATGGGAGTGAAGTGGAGAAGAAGATTTTAGGAAAAATAGCTAAAGATGAAAACAACATATACTTCGTCAAAGATGGGGGAATATTCAAGGCAGCAATAGCTAAAGAAGGCTTTTACAAGCTTGTTCCGACAATCCCACCCACAATAGAGATAAACGGCATTAGAATGCACCGCACGAAGGAAGTAACTCCCTTAGAGGATACCCTCAGCAAAATCAACACAGTAAAGCCAAAGGAGGGAGAAATGCTCCTCGACACGTGCATGGGGCTTGGCTATACCGCAATAGAGAGCGCCAAAAGAGGGGCGTACGTAATGACAATTGAAAAAGACCCAAACGTTTTAGAGCTAGCGAAGCTCAACCCCTGGAGCTGGGAGCTCTTTCACTCGCAGAACATCCAAGTAATCCATGGAGATGCATTTGATGTTGTAAAGCGCTTTAGAGATGAGACATTTGATGTCATAATCCATGACCCGCCGCGCTTCAGCCTAGCGGGACATTTGTACAGCGAGGAGTTTTATAGGGAGCTATTTAGAGTGCTGAAGAAGGGAGGAAGGCTCTTCCACTACGTCGGAAATCCAGGGAAGAAGTATAGAAGAAAAGATTTGCAAAGAGGAGTTATGGAAAGGCTGAGAAAAGTAGGATTTAAGAACGTTAAGCGGGTTGAGGAAGCGCTGGGACTAGTAGCAAAGAAGGTTTAGAAAAAAGAAAACCTTACTCCTTCTTCCCCAAAATCTCCTCAACGTTAAATCCTTCTTTTCCTTCAACGAGCTTGCGCTCAAAGAACTCCATTATGAGCTTGTAACGCTTTGCCCTGTGCCTTGGGGAGCCCCTTATACTGTGTCCGTGGGCGCCTTTCTTAAATATTGCAATGTAAGTCTCTTTTCCTAAGTCCTTAAGCACGTGATAGAACATTACAGATTGGTCCAAGGGGCAGCGGTAGTCTTCGAGGGAGTGAATTATCAGCAAGGGTGCTTTTACTCTGTCCGCATAGAATAGTGGGCTAAGCTTCTTGTAGTTCTCGTTTTCGAGTGGATTTTCACCAATGACCTCTTTATCGAACCAAAGACCAATGTCCGAGAAGGCATAGCTCGTCAGCCAGTAGCTTATTCCATTCTCACTAACGCCAGCTTTGAAGAGGTCACTTTGCGTTAGTGCCCAGTTAGTCATATACCCTCCATAGCTTATGCCCGTGATTCCTACCCTTTCCTTATCTGCTTGAGGCTCGAGCGTGAAGAATTCCTCTATGCCCCTGAGTATGTCTTGGAAGTCCTCTAAGCCCGTTCTTTCAAGCACTCTAAGTGCAAAGTCCTCATCATAGCCATTGCTTCCTCTTGGATTGACAAAAACTATGTAAAAGCCCTTATCTGCCAAGAGCTGCATCTCGTACTTGAAGTAATATCCATACATACCCTTGGGCCCGCCGTGAACAAAGACTATAACGGGAGCTTTCTCGCCCTCCTTTATGTCTGGCTTTATATACCACCCGTCAAGCTCTAAATCGAGGCTCTTAAAGCGGAAGTGCTTTATTGGTCTCCTCTTGAGCTTGCTCAAAATAGGCCCGTTGTAGTCGGTGAGCTGCTTGAGCTCGCCGTCCCATATGAAGGCCTCGCTCGGCATGGTGTCAATTTGCTTGAGGAATACAACCTTTCCGTCATCACTCACGTCAAAGCCCATAACCCACGCATTTTCTTCAACGATTGAGATTAGCTCCTCGCCGCTCAGCTTGTACAATGAAACCCTCCCTTCTCTTGGGCTTAGGAAGTAAACATTCCCTTGGGCATCAAACTTTCCTTCCCAGTTATTGTAGATAAAGCGCTCTGTGAGAGGCTTGACCTCCTCGCCGTCCCAAATGTAGAGATAATCATGCTCACTGAGCTTTTCTTTCTTTGGCTTACCTATGAGCAAAAGATCCTTTCCGTTTGAGTCAATTGCTGCAAATGAGACCTTCTCAAATATCTTCTCGCTCTCACCGTCCTTATACCTAAAGATGTCGTAGAACTTGAAGAACTGAAGCTTGCCGTTCTCTCTGTGGGGGACGTTATATATTACCTCATCGCCGTGCCACAGTCCAGAGGAGAACTTTTCAGCCGTGAACTCCTCTAAAATTTCCTCGCCTTCGCTGTCGTAAATCCAAAATGTTGTCTTTTCACCGTCAAAAAAGCCCTTATTGTCGAACCAAACTGGAACGTCGTACTCAAAGATAAAGTCCTCATCTTCTCTCCTCTTGAAGCCAGTGATTAACAAGCGCCTATCATCTTCGTTCCAGCTCACGTTTAAAATGTTCTTAACTTCCATGAGCTTTTTAGCGCTCATGCTCCTCAAATCAATCAGCCAGAGCTCGCTCGTCTTTTTCTCTTCATTTCCTCTGACGAAAGTCAGTTTTGCTCCGCTCGGAGAAAAGCGGGGCATTGAAGCATTCTCCACGTATTTTCTCTCTCCACTCTCAAGTTCCTCAACGACAATTGTATTCTCGTATTTGTTGTCTTTGAGGTTTGCTTTGGTCAAAACGTAGGCAACCCTCTTTCCATCTTTGGAAATCCTTACATCGCTCAAGTAGGAAAACTTTGCAAAAGTGTTTTCATCCCATTCGATATTATTCATAACGCTATCACCTAAGTTATAAAGAGCCTTAAAAGTATTTAAACTTTAACTCTATTAAGGAGAAAGAAAGGTGGGACTAATGAAAGAAGAACACGCCGTCACAGTAATACTAATCACAGGACTTGCCTTATCATTAATTACAAAGTCATACATTGGAATAGTATTCGCGGCCTTAGGAATTCCTCTCTACCTGGCGTATTTAGCTAGAGAACAGAACATACTCGTCAAGGCCAGGCTCTTCGACAGAGATCTGTTTTTAATGATGGGAATAACTCTGGTGATAATCCTAGCATTCAAGAAATTCTCAGATCCAAGAATTGGACTCATTTCTATGGCCGTTGTAATACCGCTGGCATTTTTAATTTGGGACAGACTAAAGGGTAGAGAGTAGCTCTAAAACCTTCGCAGAATTACCGCTTTTCTTGTATACACCTACCGCATCTTTAAGTGCATCTAAAAACTCCTCCTCAATTCCAAATTTTTCCCTAATTTTCTTTGAGATTGTATTGTCGTTGAGAAAAACCATTGCCATTGCCGAAGTTAAGTTTTTAGGCTTCCTCCTCAAGCTGGCTTTCTCGAAGTCAATTATCCACACATCCTTTCCGATTAATATGTGCTTTCCTCCTTGGATTTGGCCGTGATCAACGCCAAGCTGATCGAGTTTAAGCGTCTTTTGAGCTATTTCAATTATGTGCCTCTTCTCAACGTCAGCATAAAGAATAGGCTCTCCATCCATAAAACACCTTACTAAATAGTCCAAACCCTCAAAGCTTCCTGCGAAAATGAGTTCAGACGTTATACCCTGCCCTTTCAAAAATTCAAGTATCTCCGCTTCACGCTTTAGAGTTTTTCTCGGAGAGTCCCTGCGCTGCAGTTTTATGAGAACTTTTTCACCTTTCAGCTGACCAGTAAAAACTAAACTAGTGTTACCTTTCGAGTATGGAATGACATCAGTTATTCCACGCTCTCCCAAATGCCCATAAAACCTTTTGAGGGTGTCTTCATCAAGTAAGTGACTTATCATGGCTTTTCGATAACCTTAAATACCCCAAAGAATAAAATTATTTTGGTGGTAAGCTATGGTGACAGCTTTTATTTTGATGGTTACGGCTGCTGGAAAGGAAAGAGAAGTTATGGAGAAACTTTTGGCCATACCAGATGTTAAGGAGGCCTACGTCGTTTATGGAGAATACGACCTCGTTGTAAAAGTTGAGACTGAAACACTAAAAGATTTGGATCAATTCATCACAGAAAAGATAAGAAAGATGCCCGAGATACAGATGACATCAACAATGATAGCTATATGAAGCTTTCTTTCTTTTCTCAGTTACGTTTTTAAAAGCTCTTCTCAAACCCTTACTTGGTGAGTGATGATGCCGTATTTGGTGATAGAGCACCTTGAGGAGATAAGCGAGTGGCTCTGGCTTGAATATTCTCATGTAGCTAAGTGGTGGGGAGATAATCTGATATTTACAAATGTTAGAGAAGATGAGAGAGAAAGACTCGCAAAGCTTGGAAATGTCCTGAGCGAAAGCGTAACGAAGTTCCCATTCGACCGCTCAAAGATAATAGTCCTCGATCTGCAGGCAGAGGAAGAGCTTAAGCCAGAAGACATTGAGGAGGACACAATAATCATAGTGGGCGGTATTTTGGGAAACGCCATCCCTACAGGAAGAACAAAGGAGTTCATAACCTCAAAGATGGAGGGCGTTAAGGTAAGGCACATAGGGAAGCCGCAGTTCTCAATTGACGGGGCGTCAATAGTGGCAAAGCTCATAGCTGACGGCAAAAGGCTCGAGGAGATTGAGTACGAGGAAAACCCAACGATTAAGCTCGATGAGTTCAGCGAGATGACTCTTCACTACGCAGTGCTGAAGATAAATGGGGAGCTTTTGCTCACGCCCGGCCTTTTGGAGCTCCAAAAGGAGGAGCTTGGATTTGACGATGATGAAATAAGTGATGAGGAATTAGATGCTTTTTTCGCAGGGGAGGGAGAGCTCTAACTCACCTCAATCCCCTCAGCTTCTCCAAAACCCTCGCCCTATCCTTTTTGTCTACGATGAGGAAAATCTCTTGTACGCTGCCGTCGCTTTTTGCCAAAAGCTTGAAGCCCGTTAATGTCTCCCTAACAACTTTAATCTCAAAGCCTCGAGAATCGCTGGCGTAAATGCGCCCAGGGATTACCTTCTTAACACCTTCAATTGAGGATATCTCCTCAAGAACAGGAAGGATGCCCTTCAGGAGATGATGCTCTCTCTTGACGCCGCGCTTGAAGTACTTGGGCATGGATGAGAGTACGGGCCGGGCTTTTTATCTTTTACTGATGATAGGTTCATCCAAACAGCAATAAGATTTTTATATTTTTGATGTAGTAAAAATTTTAGGTGAGATAATTATGAAGTTTAGGGCACTGGTGGTAGTACTCCTTGCAATTATGTTCTTGACCCAGACCCTCACAGCAACGGGGGCGCCTAGCAAAAATTCTCAAACCGCCGCATTGGTGATTATCTCCATGCCCGAGGGAGCTACCGTTAGCATATCAAACCAAAGCGGAGTATGGTACACCCCCGTTAATATAACTCTGTTCCCGGATGTGAAGGGAGGGGAGTATAAAATTACAATCTCAAAAGAGGGCTATCCTACGGCGATAGCCATTATCAATCTGACTCCTAGAGACGTGAAGATCATAAAGGTCGACCTTGAAGGCCTGCGTGCTGCTTTTGGTGAGAATGCAACGGTGGAGTTTAATGAAGCCCCCTATGAAAGTATTAAAGGAGGACATGCCTCCTCGTGGGTGGGATGCGGGGGCATGTCCTTTTCACCGCTTCGCGAGCCGCCCATGAACGTCCTGAAGCCGAGCAGCGGCGACCGCTACTTCCTCCTCATCCCAAACAACACCCCCATCCAAACACCGGGATGCATTGTGCTTACGAGGATATACTTCCATGGGGAGGACGGCTACTCAATCGTGAGCAGCTTCCCATACTTCTCGAGTTATATCCCCCCAATGGCCACGATAGTGGTAAACTCCACACCAAAAGACGCTAAAGTATATGTGTTCGACCATCACATCTCTGCAGAATGGTTCACCCCAATGACGCTTAGAGTCCCTGTGATTAAGGAGCCGGTGAACAATGTGACCCTCTACTACCCCGATTTTGAGCGCAGAGCGGATGGGAAGGTGGTGCAAAAGGTAATCACAAGAAACATCAGCATCATATCCCCCTTTGATACATATAGGATCAAGGTTGCCTACGGCAATTATGCTCTTGAAACGATGATTAAACCTGCACCGGGTGAAACGATGACCCTCAACGTGGAATTTGAAACTCTGAGAAAGGCCTTTGAAGTAGTGCCCATGAACGGGACTTTAAACATCTATACAGACCCCAAAAATGCCGCGCTGATGATAAAGGACTCCTCAGGGGAAATCGTTGCGAGAGGATATGCTCCGATGCGGCTTAGCCTTCCTCCCGGCGAGTACACCATCACCGCCTCCAAGTACCGCGCTGGAGCCAACGTGGCAAGAGTATATGTTGCATCAAACACATCAAAAAGCGTTACTCTCCACCTCTCCCAAAAGCAAGCAGTTCTGAAGCTCAATGTATTCCCAGCAAATGCCACTGTTTTGGTCAACGGCGCTCGTAGGGGAGAAGGAATTGAGCGGTTAGTTCTGAAGGCTGGAGATTACGTAATCACATTCAGAGCCCCGGGATTTCTTGAACACAAAGAGAGGATAATTCTCCATCCAGGAGATACAAAAGTGCTGAACGTCACCCTGACACCTCTGCCCACCTAAAGGTGAGACTTTATGCCTTCTTTTTAACCTTCACTGCAATGCCCCTTCTTGCTTTAACCATTTCCTCGCCGCTCAAGATGGCTTTTCCAACTGCCACTACCTGCCCTTCTTTGACGACACCCACTATATCATCGGGCCTTATTTTTGAGTCAGCTTCATTTACACCAACGGCAAAGACATCTCCTCTCAACTCAAAGTCAATCTTGACCCAATAGGAGTTTGTTGCATCGTAAATGCGCTGCATTCCAAATGGAGTAACGCTTATAACGCCGTCCTTATATGTGGCTGTCTGCTTGCCCTCAACGAAGAGCCTGAGCATCTTTGAGCCTTTGATTTGGCCTCCTTCAGGAAGAACGGCCTCTCCTGCACCTAAGCCAAAGTAGAAGTCGAAGACCTTCCTTATACCGTCGTAGAAGCGATATGCCCTGTCCTCTTTGCCAGCTGTTAAGTCTAAATTAAGTTCCTTAAGAGTATCCCTAAGAGCATTTAAGCTCTCATGGCTTGTAGTGCCTCCTTTCACTGGAACAAAGATTATTTCGCGCCCGCTCATTTCACTCGCTCTCTTGGCAATCTCAACGTAGGCTTCATCCACATGTGCGACGATTGGCACATTAGGATACTTCTCCAAAGTCTTAGCTAAAAGCTTTGCAGCTGAGCTAATTTCCTCTTCGCTCCAGTGGCCGGTAACGACTATATCATACTTAGCCAGCCACTCCCACTCCCTTGGAACAACGCCAAAAGGCGAAGTTAAGATAAGCTCATGGACTTTGTAGCGTCCGCTACCCAAAGCCTCTTTTACAGCTTTTCTATAGAGCATATGGCTCCTCGAGTAGGAGTAGGGCTTTTTAGCCGAGCACGGGAACAATAGGAGGAGTTCAACGTTCTTAGGTGGTTCGAATCTCTCCTCAACGCGCTGGTGCCACCTTTTAACTTCAGGCCTATTTTGGGAGGCATCGCTTATGAAGTAAACCGTTTCCTTTTGAATTGGGGTGTATTTTTCGAGATAATCCCCATATTCTTTATCCGCTATCCTCAATATGCCGGCGTTATACTGGGTAGGGAAGAAGTTTTCAACAAGGTAGCGGAGCTTGCCTTCTTTCAAAGCCTCTCTTACGAGAGCAATAGTTTTTTGGGCAAATTCAAGAGAGTTTTCTCCTTCTTCCCAAAGCAAGGGAGAGTAAGGGATAAATGCCTTCTTATGGAAGTCGTAGAGCTTTAAGCTCTTAGTGTCAAAGGCATCAACGCCGAGGTAGACGGCTAATGGATAAAAGAATGGCTCCAAATCAGTGATTATCATTAAGTTGGGATTTTTCTCCCTTATTAATGCAAGAGTGGCAACAAATCTCCTATAATCCTTGACTAAAATCTTAGAGTTGCCCAGATAAACCGCATCGAACTCATTTTCACTCAACACCACATCTAAGAACTCCTCAAGAACGTCCAAAAACCTTATTGCTGGAACGTAGAGGGTGTTGAACTTCGAATAATCTACCTCATAGAGCCTAGTAAAGGCCTTTTTCACGATTTCAAGGGGGGTATAAAAGCTGATCGGAATGGAAGGGGCTAAATTAA from Palaeococcus pacificus DY20341 includes:
- a CDS encoding PEGA domain-containing protein, giving the protein MFLTQTLTATGAPSKNSQTAALVIISMPEGATVSISNQSGVWYTPVNITLFPDVKGGEYKITISKEGYPTAIAIINLTPRDVKIIKVDLEGLRAAFGENATVEFNEAPYESIKGGHASSWVGCGGMSFSPLREPPMNVLKPSSGDRYFLLIPNNTPIQTPGCIVLTRIYFHGEDGYSIVSSFPYFSSYIPPMATIVVNSTPKDAKVYVFDHHISAEWFTPMTLRVPVIKEPVNNVTLYYPDFERRADGKVVQKVITRNISIISPFDTYRIKVAYGNYALETMIKPAPGETMTLNVEFETLRKAFEVVPMNGTLNIYTDPKNAALMIKDSSGEIVARGYAPMRLSLPPGEYTITASKYRAGANVARVYVASNTSKSVTLHLSQKQAVLKLNVFPANATVLVNGARRGEGIERLVLKAGDYVITFRAPGFLEHKERIILHPGDTKVLNVTLTPLPT
- a CDS encoding S9 family peptidase — translated: MNNIEWDENTFAKFSYLSDVRISKDGKRVAYVLTKANLKDNKYENTIVVEELESGERKYVENASMPRFSPSGAKLTFVRGNEEKKTSELWLIDLRSMSAKKLMEVKNILNVSWNEDDRRLLITGFKRREDEDFIFEYDVPVWFDNKGFFDGEKTTFWIYDSEGEEILEEFTAEKFSSGLWHGDEVIYNVPHRENGKLQFFKFYDIFRYKDGESEKIFEKVSFAAIDSNGKDLLLIGKPKKEKLSEHDYLYIWDGEEVKPLTERFIYNNWEGKFDAQGNVYFLSPREGRVSLYKLSGEELISIVEENAWVMGFDVSDDGKVVFLKQIDTMPSEAFIWDGELKQLTDYNGPILSKLKRRPIKHFRFKSLDLELDGWYIKPDIKEGEKAPVIVFVHGGPKGMYGYYFKYEMQLLADKGFYIVFVNPRGSNGYDEDFALRVLERTGLEDFQDILRGIEEFFTLEPQADKERVGITGISYGGYMTNWALTQSDLFKAGVSENGISYWLTSYAFSDIGLWFDKEVIGENPLENENYKKLSPLFYADRVKAPLLIIHSLEDYRCPLDQSVMFYHVLKDLGKETYIAIFKKGAHGHSIRGSPRHRAKRYKLIMEFFERKLVEGKEGFNVEEILGKKE
- the arcS gene encoding archaeosine synthase subunit alpha; the protein is METIKHEGPGRLGLLRLEQKLVKTPALAGLDFTLSPFNSYFYPKDFEGYDFNLAPSIPISFYTPLEIVKKAFTRLYEVDYSKFNTLYVPAIRFLDVLEEFLDVVLSENEFDAVYLGNSKILVKDYRRFVATLALIREKNPNLMIITDLEPFFYPLAVYLGVDAFDTKSLKLYDFHKKAFIPYSPLLWEEGENSLEFAQKTIALVREALKEGKLRYLVENFFPTQYNAGILRIADKEYGDYLEKYTPIQKETVYFISDASQNRPEVKRWHQRVEERFEPPKNVELLLLFPCSAKKPYSYSRSHMLYRKAVKEALGSGRYKVHELILTSPFGVVPREWEWLAKYDIVVTGHWSEEEISSAAKLLAKTLEKYPNVPIVAHVDEAYVEIAKRASEMSGREIIFVPVKGGTTSHESLNALRDTLKELNLDLTAGKEDRAYRFYDGIRKVFDFYFGLGAGEAVLPEGGQIKGSKMLRLFVEGKQTATYKDGVISVTPFGMQRIYDATNSYWVKIDFELRGDVFAVGVNEADSKIRPDDIVGVVKEGQVVAVGKAILSGEEMVKARRGIAVKVKKKA
- a CDS encoding serine/threonine protein kinase; the encoded protein is MISHLLDEDTLKRFYGHLGERGITDVIPYSKGNTSLVFTGQLKGEKVLIKLQRRDSPRKTLKREAEILEFLKGQGITSELIFAGSFEGLDYLVRCFMDGEPILYADVEKRHIIEIAQKTLKLDQLGVDHGQIQGGKHILIGKDVWIIDFEKASLRRKPKNLTSAMAMVFLNDNTISKKIREKFGIEEEFLDALKDAVGVYKKSGNSAKVLELLSTL
- a CDS encoding Lrp/AsnC family transcriptional regulator, yielding MVTAFILMVTAAGKEREVMEKLLAIPDVKEAYVVYGEYDLVVKVETETLKDLDQFITEKIRKMPEIQMTSTMIAI
- a CDS encoding DUF2103 domain-containing protein; this encodes MPKYFKRGVKREHHLLKGILPVLEEISSIEGVKKVIPGRIYASDSRGFEIKVVRETLTGFKLLAKSDGSVQEIFLIVDKKDRARVLEKLRGLR